Genomic segment of Streptomyces sp. NA02950:
CGTGACGCGGGAGGCGCTGCTGAACGTCGAGAAGCACGCACGGGCCCGCTCCGTCGTGGTGAGCGCCTTCACCTTGTCCGGGGGCGTGTGCGTGACCGTCGCCGATGACGGCGTCGGCCCGCCGCCGGCGTATGGGTTCTCGGGCGGCCTCGGCCTGTCCGCCATGTCCGAGCGCCTGGGACGGCTGGGCGGCGAGGTCCATGTGCTCCGCAACGAGGACGGCGGCGTCAGCGTGCAGGCGTGGATTCCGGCATGAGCGAACCGACCGTACGCGTCCTGGTCGTGGACGACCACCCGATCGTCCGGGACGGCGTCGCACTGGCGCTGGGGAACACCTCCTGGATCACCGTGTCCGGATACGCCAGCTCCGGCCGGGCCGCGATCAGCGAGGTCGAACGGCTGAAGCCGGATGTCGTCCTGCTCGATCTGCGGCTGCCCGACATGCTCGCCCCCGAGGTGATCCGGGGGATGCGGACGCATGTGCCCGGCGTCAAAGTGGTGATCTTCACTGCCTTCCCCGACCACGCGGCCTTGCAGGAGGCGCTCGACGCCGGAGCGCATGCCGTCGTCGTCAAGGACGCGGACCGGTCCGATCTGGTGGACGTCGTCCGCCGTGTCCACGCCGGGGAACGGGTGGTCCGCACCAGCCCGGAAGATCTCCTCAATGCGCTGCTGACCAAACGGCTGAAGGACAGCGGCCTGACCCGGCGCGAGTACGAGATCCTGCGCCGGGTGGCGATGGGCGAGACCAATCCGGAGATCGCCGACGTCCTGGGGCTGACCCGGAACACCGTCAAGACGTATCTCCAGCGGACGCTGGAGAAGCTGGGCGCACGCAACCGCGTCGAGGCTCTCGCCCGCGCCAGTGAGCGCGGCATCCTCTAGGGCCCTCTAGGGCCCGCTTCAAAGGGGCCGCCGCTCCCGACGCCTGGCACGGCACCACCTCGCCGCGTTGTCGCCACTCGCACCGTCCGCGCACCGGGCGGCGGTCACGCCACCGGGGCGCTCCACTCCCACAGCTCGTCCTCGTCGGTGCGCAGTGCCCGGAGCCCCTGGTCACGGGAGAGCACGCCCTCGTCCCGGTCCGCCCACAGCAGCTTGGTGCGCCAGTGCAGGCCGGCCTCCTCGGTGATGCCCATCGCGCCGTGCAACTGGTGTGCCGCGGCGGCGATTTCGGTGGCGGAGCGGGACGCCACCTCGCGGGCCGTCAGGAGCGCGAAGTCCCGTGCCCGCGCGTTCGGCCGGCCCAGGCGGCGGCGCGCTTCGTGCACGGCCGTCTCCAGCTGGCGCAGGGCGAGGTCGAGCTCACCGGTGAGGGTCCGCACGGCGGGAATCCTGATGAGCGGGCGGCCGAACTGGACGCGCTCGGTGACATGGCGGCGGGCCTGCGCGGCCGCTCCCTGGGCTGCCCCCAGGATCTCCTGGAGCAGGAGGAGTTCGGCGAGGAGCACCACGGGGCGGCGCCCGCGGTATCCGTTGTCGAACGAAAGAACGCACGGGCGGCCCGCGAGGTCCGTCACCCCGGCCGTCCGTCCGCCGACGGCGGGCGTCCGTACGGCGCCGTCCGCGCTGATCAGTACGTCCGCGGCCGGATGCCATACGCCGTATGCCGTGGGGTGCACGGCGATCACGTCCGCGGGCAGTTCCTCCGTGGCCGCGTACCGGGACACCAGTGTCTGCCTCAGCGGCAGTGCGAACCCGGACCGCGCCAATGCCTGGACGGCGCCGCAGGCCGCGTCCAGTAGATCCCGGCACTCGGGTGATCCGAGGTCCTCGGCACCGTCCAGGATCCCGGTCCAGCCCAGCTCGACCGCCTGCCGCCAGTGGGCCTGGAACGCGTCGGTCGCGCGGAGGTCCTCGCCCGCCCGCGGGCGGGCCCAGGCCTCGGTGACCTCGGTCACCGAGGCCTCGAGGGAGGTGTCGAACTCGTCAAGGGGACTCATCACTTCCGGCCCTTCGCGATGACGGACAGCATGACCTGCGCGGCTCCGCCCCTCAGCCCGAAGGCCGGGGACGCGGTGACGGCCTGGTCGTACAGTGCGCGTACGGACCTGTCGGCGTGCGGGAGCAGCGGACGCGCCCACTCGATGACGTCCCGCTCGAAGCTGTTGCCCAGGTACTTGCTCATCGCCGCCCGTGCCACCGGGGTGTGCCCGGCGTCCATGGCGAGGGCGGTCTCCAGCGCCCAGCGGCGCAGGATCGTCAACCGCCCGGCCAGCGCGCGGAGTTCACCCAGAGCGATGTCATCGGCGATGCCCGCACGCACCACGGCGGCCAGCAGCGGGTAGGTGGACAGATACCGCTCGGGGCCGCCGCGTTCGAACGACAGCTGGCCGACGACCTGCTGCCAGCCGGCGCCGATCCTGCCGATGACCCGATGGCCGGGGACGTGGACGTCCTCGAGCACCGTTTCGTTGAAGTGGTGCTCGCCGCGCAGATCGAGGATCGGGGAGAGGGTGATGCCGGGGCTGTCCATGTCGAGGACGAACTCGGTGAGCCCCGCGTGCTTGTCCTCCTCCTTGGAGGTGCGGGCCAGCAGATAGAGGTGGGTGGCGCGGTGGGCGCCGCTCGTCCAGATCTTGCGGCCGTTGACGCGCCACCCGTCGCCCTCGCGCACGGCGGTGGTGCGTACCGCGGCCAGATCGGACCCGGCGTCCGGCTCGCTCATACCGAGCGCGAAGCGGTATTCGGCGCGAGCGAGCCCCGGGCAGAACTCCTCCTGGAGTTCGCGGGTGCCGTGCCGCAGCAGGCTGGGGCCGAGCTGCCGCTCCCCGACCCAGTGGGCGGTCACCGGGGCACCGGCGCGCAGCAGTTCCTCGCTCACGGCGAGGCGGTCGACGTTGCTGCCCTCCGCGCCGCCGAACTCCTTCGGCCAGGTCACGGCGAGCAGGCCGCGTCGCCCCAGCTC
This window contains:
- a CDS encoding response regulator transcription factor, with protein sequence MSEPTVRVLVVDDHPIVRDGVALALGNTSWITVSGYASSGRAAISEVERLKPDVVLLDLRLPDMLAPEVIRGMRTHVPGVKVVIFTAFPDHAALQEALDAGAHAVVVKDADRSDLVDVVRRVHAGERVVRTSPEDLLNALLTKRLKDSGLTRREYEILRRVAMGETNPEIADVLGLTRNTVKTYLQRTLEKLGARNRVEALARASERGIL
- a CDS encoding acyl-CoA dehydrogenase family protein — encoded protein: MSPLDEFDTSLEASVTEVTEAWARPRAGEDLRATDAFQAHWRQAVELGWTGILDGAEDLGSPECRDLLDAACGAVQALARSGFALPLRQTLVSRYAATEELPADVIAVHPTAYGVWHPAADVLISADGAVRTPAVGGRTAGVTDLAGRPCVLSFDNGYRGRRPVVLLAELLLLQEILGAAQGAAAQARRHVTERVQFGRPLIRIPAVRTLTGELDLALRQLETAVHEARRRLGRPNARARDFALLTAREVASRSATEIAAAAHQLHGAMGITEEAGLHWRTKLLWADRDEGVLSRDQGLRALRTDEDELWEWSAPVA
- a CDS encoding acyl-CoA dehydrogenase family protein translates to MTGTSGELRRRVRELLAEWDFTPRCDAWMSGYDPAFSQELGRRGLLAVTWPKEFGGAEGSNVDRLAVSEELLRAGAPVTAHWVGERQLGPSLLRHGTRELQEEFCPGLARAEYRFALGMSEPDAGSDLAAVRTTAVREGDGWRVNGRKIWTSGAHRATHLYLLARTSKEEDKHAGLTEFVLDMDSPGITLSPILDLRGEHHFNETVLEDVHVPGHRVIGRIGAGWQQVVGQLSFERGGPERYLSTYPLLAAVVRAGIADDIALGELRALAGRLTILRRWALETALAMDAGHTPVARAAMSKYLGNSFERDVIEWARPLLPHADRSVRALYDQAVTASPAFGLRGGAAQVMLSVIAKGRK